A window of the Oscillospiraceae bacterium NTUH-002-81 genome harbors these coding sequences:
- a CDS encoding thioesterase family protein, with protein sequence MKELKAGIIGNDEVIVTEANTAAAMGSGTLPVFATPALVALMEKTAQESVQDALEEGCGSVGTLICAKHVSATPIGMKVTCKSELVAVEGRKLVFKITASDACGIVGEADHERFIIQNEKFLKKANSKNEQ encoded by the coding sequence ATGAAGGAATTGAAAGCCGGCATAATCGGCAATGATGAAGTGATCGTAACAGAGGCAAACACAGCAGCAGCCATGGGAAGCGGTACCCTCCCGGTATTTGCCACACCGGCACTGGTAGCGCTGATGGAGAAAACCGCCCAGGAAAGCGTACAGGATGCGCTGGAGGAAGGCTGCGGCAGCGTGGGAACCTTGATCTGCGCCAAGCATGTGAGCGCTACCCCCATTGGCATGAAAGTCACATGTAAGAGCGAACTGGTGGCAGTAGAAGGCCGGAAGCTGGTGTTCAAGATCACGGCCAGCGATGCCTGCGGAATTGTGGGAGAAGCTGATCATGAGCGCTTTATCATCCAGAACGAGAAATTCCTGAAGAAAGCCAACTCTAAAAACGAGCAGTAA
- a CDS encoding helix-turn-helix transcriptional regulator, whose amino-acid sequence MDIGENIRRARKNAGLTQKELGEKLGISAAAVGQFEKKNSNPHNSTVQKIAAVLEISPLSLYDQEPSQNMLQRAHTYAEHLSSQEARLLAYFHMLNSTGQQECLKRMKELTQLAEYQK is encoded by the coding sequence ATGGACATTGGAGAAAATATCCGCCGGGCTCGGAAAAATGCCGGACTCACACAAAAAGAACTGGGCGAAAAACTCGGCATTTCTGCTGCCGCGGTCGGCCAGTTTGAAAAGAAAAATTCCAACCCTCATAACAGCACTGTTCAAAAAATCGCTGCCGTTCTGGAAATCAGCCCGTTATCCCTGTACGATCAGGAACCATCTCAAAACATGCTTCAAAGAGCCCACACTTACGCAGAGCATCTTTCCTCTCAGGAAGCAAGACTTCTGGCTTATTTCCATATGCTGAATTCCACCGGCCAGCAGGAATGCCTCAAACGAATGAAAGAACTCACCCAGCTGGCAGAATATCAGAAATAA
- a CDS encoding glycosyltransferase family 4 protein, giving the protein MKILLTSDWYEPVVNGVVTSVRNLKRELEKRGHEVRVLTLSENRDSRKEGDVYYIHSHSAGLVYPNARVTLPVAHPYVQELMDWKPDIVHSQCEFTTFWFARRIAFRTGAPLIHTYHTIYEDYTHYFSPNKAMGAAAARLLSRKVLDQTDAVIAPTKKVKAILERYMVEPAIFTIPTGIDLAPFADGVREKQLRTPVADEAPVLITVGRLAKEKNIEEILELLADARGQQYRYLLVGDGPYREVLEAKVQALGLTDRVIFAGMVSPEQVASYYKKGDIFVCASGSETQGLTYIEALASGLPLVCHKDACLEDVLTDGYNGWQYENAQGFFDGLENLWKSGDSYREASAHAAEQAHIFSAAHFAEQVEHVYRLALWSEKEAEQWNGNSCAAI; this is encoded by the coding sequence GTGAAAATCTTACTGACAAGTGACTGGTACGAACCGGTCGTCAACGGCGTGGTGACGTCTGTGCGCAATCTGAAACGGGAACTGGAAAAAAGGGGACATGAGGTGCGGGTGCTCACCTTATCGGAAAACCGGGATTCCAGGAAAGAGGGGGATGTTTATTACATCCACTCCCACAGTGCAGGGCTTGTTTATCCCAATGCCCGGGTGACGCTGCCTGTTGCCCATCCGTATGTGCAGGAGCTGATGGACTGGAAGCCGGACATTGTGCATTCTCAGTGCGAGTTCACCACCTTCTGGTTTGCAAGGCGGATCGCTTTCCGCACCGGCGCACCGCTGATCCACACGTACCATACCATCTATGAAGACTATACCCATTATTTTTCTCCCAATAAAGCAATGGGAGCTGCGGCAGCCCGCCTGCTTTCCAGAAAAGTGCTGGATCAGACGGACGCCGTCATTGCGCCCACGAAAAAAGTAAAAGCGATCCTGGAGCGCTACATGGTGGAACCGGCCATTTTTACGATTCCTACGGGCATCGATCTGGCTCCGTTTGCCGATGGCGTCCGGGAAAAACAGCTGCGCACGCCCGTTGCCGATGAGGCGCCGGTGCTCATCACCGTGGGGCGGCTGGCAAAAGAAAAAAATATCGAAGAAATTCTGGAATTGCTGGCAGACGCGCGGGGACAGCAGTACCGGTATCTCCTGGTGGGGGACGGCCCTTACCGGGAAGTGCTGGAAGCAAAGGTGCAGGCGCTGGGGCTGACCGACCGCGTCATCTTTGCCGGGATGGTTTCCCCGGAACAGGTTGCTTCCTATTATAAAAAGGGTGACATTTTTGTCTGTGCCTCCGGCAGCGAGACCCAGGGGCTGACGTATATTGAGGCGCTGGCTTCCGGGCTGCCGCTGGTGTGCCATAAGGATGCCTGTCTGGAGGATGTGCTCACGGACGGGTATAACGGCTGGCAGTATGAAAATGCGCAGGGATTTTTTGACGGCCTGGAAAATCTGTGGAAAAGCGGGGACAGCTACCGAGAGGCTTCTGCCCATGCGGCAGAGCAGGCCCATATTTTCTCCGCGGCACATTTTGCAGAGCAGGTGGAGCACGTCTACCGGCTGGCGCTGTGGAGCGAAAAGGAGGCGGAGCAATGGAACGGGAACAGCTGCGCGGCAATCTGA
- a CDS encoding VTT domain-containing protein has protein sequence MSGLWRGERTYEKYAGWLEKGNRFDTFFALAIFFPVAPDDFLCYLAGLTRMSLKKFSAIIFLGKPASIALYSLGLHSIMALLAAQSV, from the coding sequence TTGTCCGGTCTGTGGCGGGGGGAGCGCACCTATGAAAAATACGCCGGGTGGCTGGAAAAGGGAAACAGGTTTGACACCTTTTTTGCACTGGCGATTTTCTTCCCGGTGGCGCCGGACGATTTTCTCTGCTATCTGGCGGGGCTGACCCGCATGAGTCTGAAAAAGTTTTCAGCTATTATTTTTCTGGGAAAACCGGCGTCCATCGCCCTGTACAGTCTGGGGCTGCACAGCATCATGGCGCTTCTGGCAGCCCAGAGTGTTTAA
- a CDS encoding glycosyltransferase gives MKLLLYTGGRSLVEKSGIGRAIAHQEQAFAAGGLDYTENAKDAYTEIHLNTVFPDSLWMARKARKQGKRVIYHGHSTREDFCNSFVGSNLLAPLFGKWLRLCYNSADQVVTPTPYAARLLGTYGLKSSVEVISNGVDTSFFCREKGDGARFRRAFGLAEEQPVVMSVGLPIARKGILDFLALAERFPQVTFFWFGALTGALLPPRIKHALQQAPDNVRFPGYVGRETLRDAYAGSDLFLFLTKEETEGIVVLEALFMKIPVLIRDIPVYDGWLEHGVNVYKSSSLEQFRTMMARMLQKGST, from the coding sequence ATGAAACTGTTGCTGTATACAGGGGGCCGCAGCCTGGTGGAAAAAAGCGGTATCGGGCGGGCCATTGCCCATCAGGAGCAGGCATTTGCGGCAGGCGGCCTGGATTATACGGAAAATGCGAAGGATGCATACACGGAAATTCATCTGAACACGGTTTTCCCGGATTCTCTCTGGATGGCGAGAAAAGCCAGAAAACAGGGGAAGCGGGTGATCTATCACGGGCATTCCACGCGGGAGGATTTTTGCAATTCCTTTGTAGGCTCCAATCTGCTGGCGCCGCTGTTCGGCAAGTGGCTCCGGCTGTGCTACAATTCGGCGGATCAGGTGGTGACGCCCACACCCTATGCGGCAAGGCTGCTGGGCACCTACGGGCTGAAGTCATCGGTGGAGGTCATTTCCAACGGGGTGGACACGTCCTTTTTCTGCAGAGAAAAGGGGGATGGAGCCCGGTTCCGCCGTGCCTTCGGCCTGGCAGAGGAACAGCCGGTGGTGATGTCCGTGGGGCTTCCCATTGCGCGGAAGGGCATTCTGGATTTCCTGGCGCTGGCAGAGCGTTTTCCGCAGGTGACCTTTTTCTGGTTCGGGGCGCTCACAGGCGCTCTGCTTCCGCCCAGAATCAAACATGCCCTGCAGCAGGCACCGGACAATGTGCGTTTTCCGGGATACGTGGGCCGGGAGACGCTGCGGGATGCCTACGCGGGCAGTGACCTGTTTCTTTTTCTCACAAAGGAAGAGACCGAGGGTATTGTGGTGCTGGAAGCGCTGTTCATGAAGATTCCGGTGCTGATCCGGGACATCCCGGTGTACGACGGCTGGCTGGAGCACGGGGTGAATGTATACAAGAGCAGCAGTCTGGAGCAGTTTCGGACGATGATGGCGCGGATGCTGCAAAAAGGAAGCACCTGA
- a CDS encoding HAD-IIA family hydrolase, producing MLTDKQLFLFDIDGTLCLGDTWIDGARELLALLKAQGKHYLFLTNNSTKSQLDYVEKFQKMGLTVDKEEILTASMATGILLRDLYPNRKFYALGTRSFEEEMRSYGVELTTDPAEAEGLLAAYDAELTYGKLVDACHILQRAELPFIATNPDLVCPDEVGFVPDCGSICQMLENATGRKPRYVGKPSSFMVKYALQKQKMHKSQAVFVGDRMYTDILCGVKAGVDTIAVLTGEVQEKDLPQYEYQPIYVYPSVKEVYKDLTRGLPGDVANLYKRAVG from the coding sequence ATGCTGACAGATAAACAATTATTTTTATTTGATATCGATGGAACGCTTTGCCTGGGGGATACGTGGATCGACGGCGCCAGAGAGCTGCTGGCGCTTTTGAAGGCCCAGGGGAAGCACTATCTTTTTCTTACCAACAATTCCACCAAAAGTCAGCTGGATTATGTGGAAAAGTTTCAGAAAATGGGGCTGACTGTGGATAAAGAAGAAATCCTGACGGCATCCATGGCCACGGGCATTCTCCTGCGGGATCTGTATCCGAACCGGAAGTTTTACGCGCTGGGTACCCGTTCCTTTGAGGAAGAGATGCGAAGCTACGGGGTGGAGCTGACCACGGACCCGGCGGAGGCAGAAGGGCTGCTGGCGGCTTACGATGCGGAGCTTACCTATGGCAAACTGGTGGACGCCTGCCACATTTTACAGCGGGCGGAGCTTCCCTTCATTGCCACCAACCCGGATCTGGTGTGCCCAGACGAGGTGGGCTTTGTGCCGGACTGCGGTTCCATCTGCCAGATGCTGGAGAACGCCACAGGCCGGAAACCCCGGTATGTGGGAAAGCCCAGTTCTTTTATGGTGAAATATGCGCTTCAGAAGCAGAAGATGCACAAGAGCCAGGCGGTTTTTGTGGGCGACCGGATGTACACGGACATTCTGTGCGGCGTCAAGGCAGGGGTGGACACCATCGCCGTGCTGACCGGAGAAGTGCAGGAAAAGGATCTGCCGCAGTACGAATACCAGCCCATCTATGTGTATCCTTCTGTAAAGGAGGTTTACAAAGACCTAACAAGAGGTTTACCGGGAGATGTAGCTAATCTTTACAAAAGGGCAGTAGGATAG
- a CDS encoding ABC transporter substrate-binding protein, giving the protein MKNKFVKMTAAVLAGMMLLTGCGQSADSTGAANDSAAQGTENTTADAAADSTASGDKVKIEYWHCNAETQGGLTVDELVKQFNEQNDHIEVVAKYNPDMYKGLMQNLQAETAAGNTPALVQIGWAFLDYFSNNFSYTTPQQAIDKFDTEDKDFLSDNFLPNVLDLAVNSNGEQVGIPYSLSSPVLFINRDLLKEAGLSEDGPQTWEEVKQFAETVKEKTGKYGFYMQEPADFWAQQGLIESNGASMLTTDASGKAQATFASDEGVEAFQLYADMVKDESALHISWEEGCQSFIDGNVAMMYTTIARRAAVQKSAQFDVATVKSPTWGDKARKVPAGGCFLAITAQSDEQIQAAWEFEKYLYSVESMAAWTIGTGYVPPRKDVADAENGLKSFLAENEMMNAAIEQMDGVVSWTSFPGDAGLQAEQLLLDMRDQILGGQVSVADGLKNTQDQINALLDAQ; this is encoded by the coding sequence ATGAAAAACAAATTTGTGAAAATGACAGCAGCCGTTCTGGCAGGCATGATGCTTCTGACAGGCTGCGGACAGAGTGCAGATTCTACCGGCGCAGCAAATGACAGCGCAGCACAGGGAACGGAAAATACGACAGCGGATGCCGCAGCAGACAGCACGGCTTCTGGTGATAAAGTAAAGATCGAGTACTGGCACTGCAACGCAGAGACCCAGGGAGGGCTCACCGTTGACGAGCTGGTGAAGCAGTTTAACGAACAGAACGACCACATTGAGGTTGTGGCAAAATACAACCCGGATATGTACAAAGGTCTGATGCAGAACCTGCAGGCAGAGACCGCAGCAGGCAACACGCCGGCGCTGGTGCAGATCGGCTGGGCGTTCCTGGACTATTTCTCCAACAACTTTTCCTACACCACACCCCAGCAGGCCATCGACAAGTTCGACACCGAAGACAAGGATTTCCTGAGTGACAATTTCCTACCCAACGTGCTGGATCTGGCAGTGAACAGCAACGGCGAGCAGGTGGGCATCCCCTATTCCTTAAGCAGCCCGGTACTGTTCATCAACCGTGATCTGTTAAAAGAGGCAGGCCTTTCCGAGGATGGCCCGCAGACATGGGAAGAGGTGAAGCAGTTTGCAGAGACTGTGAAAGAGAAGACTGGAAAATATGGCTTCTACATGCAGGAGCCCGCAGACTTCTGGGCACAGCAGGGCCTCATCGAGAGCAACGGCGCCAGCATGCTGACCACAGACGCTTCCGGCAAAGCCCAGGCAACCTTTGCTTCTGACGAGGGCGTGGAGGCATTCCAGCTGTACGCAGACATGGTAAAGGATGAGAGCGCCCTGCACATTTCCTGGGAAGAAGGCTGCCAGAGCTTCATCGACGGCAACGTGGCCATGATGTATACCACCATTGCCAGACGGGCAGCCGTACAGAAGAGCGCCCAGTTCGATGTGGCAACGGTGAAATCCCCCACCTGGGGCGACAAGGCCCGCAAGGTACCGGCAGGCGGCTGCTTCCTGGCCATCACCGCCCAGAGCGACGAGCAGATCCAGGCAGCATGGGAGTTTGAAAAATACCTGTACAGCGTAGAGTCTATGGCAGCATGGACCATCGGCACCGGCTATGTACCGCCGAGAAAAGATGTGGCAGACGCAGAGAACGGCCTGAAATCCTTCCTGGCAGAGAACGAGATGATGAACGCAGCCATCGAGCAGATGGACGGCGTGGTATCCTGGACTTCCTTCCCGGGAGACGCAGGACTGCAGGCAGAGCAGTTGCTTCTGGACATGAGAGACCAGATCCTGGGCGGCCAGGTGAGCGTGGCTGACGGTCTGAAAAATACACAGGATCAGATTAACGCCCTTCTGGACGCACAGTAA
- a CDS encoding sugar ABC transporter permease, with amino-acid sequence MNEKKKNTVLGYVFLIPSLIVFAAFMFYPLAKTIYLSFFDWNMIKPVKKFVGLANYKLIFADPNTYKIIGNTVAYILILLVVNFIAPYILSFILSAVIKKKKNFYKAAFFLPSVISLVVGSILYTWILNPISGPVAIIAKAFGITLPIWSKTEGWVIAVLSVITSWKVFGYNFIVILAGVSGVSTEVIEAARLDDVPNWKIFRDIVVPMSSATGIYVFIITIVQGLQYVFTPIKVVTQGGPNYASSNMIYQSYHEAFTLYRTGVSSAVSVLTMALFIVLLLLEFRFVEKGVYYEN; translated from the coding sequence TTGAACGAAAAGAAGAAAAATACCGTGTTGGGATATGTGTTTCTCATCCCGTCACTCATCGTCTTTGCAGCGTTTATGTTTTATCCGCTGGCGAAAACCATTTACCTGAGCTTTTTCGACTGGAACATGATCAAACCAGTGAAAAAGTTCGTGGGACTGGCCAACTACAAGCTGATTTTTGCCGATCCCAACACGTACAAAATTATTGGAAATACCGTGGCTTATATTCTGATCCTGCTGGTGGTGAACTTCATCGCGCCGTACATCTTATCCTTTATCCTGTCGGCGGTGATCAAAAAAAAGAAAAATTTTTACAAGGCAGCCTTTTTCCTGCCCAGCGTGATCTCTCTGGTGGTAGGTTCCATCCTGTACACCTGGATCTTAAATCCCATCTCCGGGCCGGTGGCCATCATCGCCAAAGCCTTCGGCATCACCCTTCCCATCTGGTCGAAAACCGAGGGCTGGGTCATCGCGGTGCTCAGCGTTATCACCTCCTGGAAGGTGTTTGGCTATAACTTTATCGTCATTCTGGCCGGGGTGTCCGGGGTATCCACAGAGGTCATCGAGGCGGCCCGGCTGGACGATGTGCCCAACTGGAAAATCTTCCGGGATATCGTGGTGCCCATGAGCTCCGCCACTGGCATTTACGTGTTTATCATCACCATTGTACAGGGGCTCCAGTATGTGTTTACCCCCATCAAGGTGGTGACCCAGGGCGGCCCCAACTATGCCAGCTCCAACATGATCTACCAGTCGTACCACGAGGCGTTCACCCTGTACCGCACCGGCGTGTCCTCGGCAGTATCCGTGCTGACCATGGCGCTGTTCATCGTTCTGCTGCTGTTGGAATTCCGGTTTGTGGAGAAAGGGGTATACTATGAAAACTAA
- a CDS encoding carbohydrate ABC transporter permease translates to MKTNHRQIGWHILLCIIVFLLLMPIIFAVSNSFKTLTDAFNTVFQVIPLHPTLENYIHVFEKLPFVRITLNTFAIAAVVTIFKTITSLFAAYSFVYFDFKGKGLLYFIMLATMFIPFTVTMIPNYLTISKIGLADTLFGVMLPQLADVLGIFLLRQSMRGIPKSLIEAAKMENVGNLKIMRDIVIPLVKPSLISTGIIFFINSWNEYVWPVLILKTKENYTLSLALQMYISSEGGTEFTIAMAVSVMTMLIPLLLYIVFQRYIINTFAMSGIKG, encoded by the coding sequence ATGAAAACTAATCATCGACAGATCGGCTGGCATATTTTGCTGTGCATCATCGTATTTCTGCTGCTGATGCCCATTATTTTTGCCGTATCCAATTCCTTCAAGACGCTGACGGATGCGTTCAACACCGTTTTCCAGGTGATCCCGCTGCATCCCACGCTGGAAAACTACATCCATGTGTTTGAGAAGCTGCCCTTTGTGCGCATCACCCTGAACACCTTTGCCATCGCGGCGGTGGTGACCATCTTCAAGACCATCACCAGCCTGTTTGCGGCGTACAGCTTCGTTTATTTTGATTTTAAGGGAAAAGGGCTGCTCTATTTTATCATGCTGGCAACCATGTTCATCCCCTTTACGGTGACCATGATCCCCAACTACCTGACCATCTCAAAAATCGGTCTGGCGGATACGCTGTTTGGCGTGATGCTGCCCCAGCTGGCGGATGTGCTGGGTATTTTCCTGCTGCGCCAGTCCATGCGGGGCATTCCCAAATCCCTCATTGAGGCGGCCAAAATGGAAAATGTGGGAAACTTAAAAATCATGCGGGACATTGTGATCCCCCTGGTGAAGCCGTCCCTGATCTCCACCGGCATTATTTTCTTTATCAATTCCTGGAATGAATACGTGTGGCCGGTGCTGATCCTGAAAACCAAGGAAAACTACACCCTTTCGCTGGCGCTGCAGATGTATATCAGCTCCGAGGGCGGTACGGAATTCACCATCGCCATGGCGGTGTCTGTCATGACCATGCTCATCCCGCTACTGCTGTACATCGTGTTCCAGCGCTATATCATCAATACCTTTGCCATGTCCGGCATCAAGGGCTGA
- a CDS encoding ABC transporter ATP-binding protein, translating to MKNIVFDHVDKAYGKNVIVKDLNLEIKEGERLILLGPSGCGKSTTLRMIAGLEDITAGTISMNGAVMNEVPSGKRSVSMVFQNYALFPHMTVENNITYGLKVHKMDPKEIDIRLEEVLEMLDLKGLEKRKPKDLSGGQRQRVALARAVVKRSDYFLLDEPLSNLDAQLRLRARKELVKIHELYHQTFVYVTHDQIEAMTVGHRIALMNQGKLQMLDTPSNVYNRPANVFTAKFIGSPSMNITESTYMDGQLKIDGQRIELPDMWKELAARQSSNRLYFGIRPEHVKLSTERLDNALAGTVKYVEDYGNRFGAYVDVGGVEFIAVGEEKMPPAGAKVYFRPDFERIHLFDYESQESIGYPSRLNKEKIDGNINQYEYVSGM from the coding sequence ATGAAAAATATTGTATTTGACCATGTGGATAAGGCCTATGGGAAAAACGTGATCGTCAAAGATCTGAATCTGGAAATCAAAGAAGGGGAGCGGCTCATCCTGCTGGGACCTTCGGGCTGCGGCAAATCCACCACCCTGCGGATGATCGCCGGGCTGGAGGACATTACGGCGGGCACCATTTCCATGAACGGCGCGGTGATGAATGAGGTGCCCAGCGGCAAGCGCAGCGTGTCCATGGTGTTCCAGAACTACGCGCTGTTCCCGCACATGACGGTGGAAAATAACATCACCTACGGATTAAAGGTACATAAAATGGACCCGAAGGAGATCGATATCCGGCTGGAGGAAGTGCTGGAAATGCTGGATCTGAAGGGACTGGAAAAAAGAAAGCCCAAGGATCTGTCCGGCGGCCAGCGACAGCGGGTGGCCCTGGCCCGGGCGGTGGTGAAGCGTTCCGATTATTTCCTGCTGGACGAGCCCCTCTCTAACCTGGATGCCCAGCTGCGCCTGCGGGCCCGCAAGGAGCTGGTAAAAATCCATGAGCTCTATCACCAGACGTTTGTCTACGTGACTCACGACCAGATCGAGGCCATGACGGTGGGCCACCGGATCGCTCTGATGAACCAGGGAAAATTGCAGATGCTGGATACGCCATCCAATGTATACAACCGTCCGGCCAACGTATTTACGGCAAAATTCATCGGCTCCCCGTCCATGAATATCACCGAGAGTACCTATATGGACGGTCAGCTGAAAATCGATGGTCAGCGGATCGAGCTGCCGGATATGTGGAAGGAGCTGGCGGCCAGACAGTCATCCAACCGGCTCTATTTCGGCATCCGGCCCGAGCATGTGAAGCTGTCCACGGAGAGGCTGGACAACGCGCTGGCAGGTACCGTGAAGTATGTGGAGGATTATGGCAACCGGTTCGGCGCCTATGTGGATGTGGGCGGCGTGGAGTTTATCGCTGTGGGGGAGGAAAAGATGCCTCCTGCCGGAGCGAAGGTGTACTTCCGCCCGGATTTTGAACGGATCCATTTGTTTGATTATGAGAGCCAGGAATCCATTGGATATCCCAGCCGTCTGAATAAGGAGAAAATCGATGGAAATATTAATCAGTACGAATATGTATCAGGCATGTGA
- a CDS encoding sugar phosphate isomerase/epimerase — protein sequence MEILISTNMYQACDFAKVLELTDAFSQERVGVEVFSMFHDPVFADVLRASEEKLSTLPISFHGPYAQTEHSRPKGTPAYERSMGFYREMLPFAKRLHSSYVVFHHNNCKVLDVDREAMLQTADENLRELTALSEAEGIPVAVENVGIKSMGNVLMNQEQFIVECRKLPNPVLIDIGHAHANGWDLRHVMEALQDKIISYHVHNNDGVHDCHQRIYNGTLDFNAFLYDVRELTPKADLVLEYAPDVAADQAGILKDVKTLCQFRETV from the coding sequence ATGGAAATATTAATCAGTACGAATATGTATCAGGCATGTGATTTTGCAAAAGTATTGGAACTGACGGACGCTTTTTCCCAGGAGCGGGTGGGTGTGGAGGTATTCTCCATGTTCCACGATCCCGTATTTGCGGATGTATTGCGCGCTTCGGAAGAAAAACTGTCCACTCTGCCCATCAGCTTCCACGGGCCTTACGCCCAGACCGAGCATTCCCGTCCCAAGGGAACCCCGGCCTATGAGCGGAGCATGGGCTTCTACCGGGAGATGCTGCCCTTTGCGAAGCGGCTGCACAGCAGCTACGTGGTGTTCCACCACAACAACTGCAAGGTGCTGGATGTGGATCGGGAAGCCATGTTACAGACTGCCGATGAGAACCTGCGGGAGCTGACCGCCCTTTCCGAGGCGGAGGGCATCCCGGTGGCGGTGGAAAATGTGGGCATTAAGTCCATGGGCAATGTGCTCATGAACCAGGAGCAGTTCATTGTGGAATGCCGGAAGCTGCCCAACCCGGTGCTCATCGACATCGGCCACGCCCATGCCAACGGCTGGGATCTGCGGCACGTCATGGAAGCGCTGCAGGACAAGATCATTTCCTACCATGTGCACAACAACGATGGCGTCCATGACTGCCACCAGCGCATTTATAACGGCACGCTGGACTTCAATGCCTTCCTGTACGATGTGCGGGAGCTGACGCCGAAGGCAGACCTGGTGCTGGAGTATGCGCCGGATGTGGCGGCGGATCAGGCGGGGATACTGAAGGATGTGAAGACCCTCTGCCAGTTCCGGGAGACGGTGTAG
- a CDS encoding ABC transporter substrate-binding protein, which produces MKGITDTEIIVANSAPMSGPYIASGDPMNAGIRSYFDMVNAAGGIDGRKIRFLHQDDGNDPVRGQKLLEHFLSEEVFAYIGHFGSEVVSATLDRVKESGMPVVYFFTAIHDLYGEQVQTPAEGRRCFPIQTIYVTEGRGLVARCVSDLHASSIGVIYSEDDTGRDIMDGIHRQCGKLSLPCTARGVSIAPEALEQALPEVVAEVLSHNPDAIVLACSRAAFAPAALELARQKNTRPAITSYVNMIITEAFKIFDDVLGQYRLYAPSWVDYQNEHLHNLEEASEWLGDYALHAYAHCGWMAAYVFCEALKRLHGETPTWENFTRAMEEAPFDLPFAGRIDFAGGVRLGAQEMTLSELDRYAPTGWAQIDGLRSIDELLQKAK; this is translated from the coding sequence ATGAAAGGCATCACTGATACAGAAATCATCGTCGCTAACAGCGCGCCGATGTCCGGCCCCTACATTGCCAGCGGCGATCCCATGAACGCCGGGATCCGGTCCTATTTTGACATGGTCAATGCTGCCGGCGGCATTGACGGAAGAAAGATCCGCTTTCTTCACCAGGATGACGGCAATGATCCTGTCAGGGGACAGAAGCTGTTAGAACACTTTCTCTCAGAAGAGGTTTTTGCATATATTGGCCATTTCGGCTCTGAGGTGGTGTCGGCCACTCTGGATCGAGTAAAAGAAAGCGGCATGCCAGTGGTGTATTTTTTCACCGCCATCCACGATCTGTACGGGGAACAGGTACAGACCCCGGCAGAGGGCAGACGCTGTTTTCCCATTCAGACGATTTATGTGACCGAGGGCCGCGGGCTGGTGGCCCGGTGTGTCTCCGACCTGCACGCCTCCTCCATCGGTGTGATTTACTCGGAGGATGACACCGGCCGGGATATCATGGACGGCATCCATCGTCAGTGCGGCAAGCTTTCTCTCCCCTGCACGGCCCGGGGCGTTTCCATTGCGCCGGAGGCGCTGGAACAGGCGCTGCCGGAGGTGGTGGCAGAGGTGCTGTCCCACAACCCGGATGCCATTGTGCTGGCCTGCTCCCGGGCGGCCTTTGCCCCGGCGGCACTGGAACTGGCAAGACAGAAGAACACCCGCCCGGCCATCACCAGCTATGTCAATATGATCATCACGGAAGCCTTTAAGATTTTTGACGATGTGCTGGGGCAATACCGGCTGTACGCCCCCAGCTGGGTGGATTATCAGAACGAACACCTGCACAATCTGGAGGAGGCCTCGGAGTGGCTGGGGGACTATGCGCTCCATGCCTACGCCCACTGCGGCTGGATGGCGGCCTATGTGTTCTGTGAGGCGCTGAAACGGCTCCACGGGGAGACACCCACCTGGGAGAACTTTACCCGGGCCATGGAGGAAGCCCCCTTTGACCTGCCCTTTGCCGGGCGGATCGATTTTGCAGGCGGCGTCCGCCTGGGCGCCCAGGAAATGACCCTGTCCGAGCTGGATCGATACGCCCCCACCGGATGGGCGCAGATTGACGGGCTGCGGAGCATTGATGAATTATTACAAAAGGCAAAGTAA